One genomic window of Devosia salina includes the following:
- a CDS encoding ABC transporter substrate-binding protein: protein MAVSMLALAGAAPAAFAQDKEITFINCGDELTAGYADYFAEWEAANPGYKVVPEIVGWGQCQDKVTTLAAAGTPVALAYVGSRTLKQFAQNDLIVPVPMTDEEKAAYYNYVPDTVTFDGTQWGVPVAFSTKALFWNKDLFEEAGLDPDTPPKTWEEKIAFAKQITENTDAAGYGAVAKTFDNTMHQFLHWVYTNDGLVIDADGNITLNSPQVLAALTALRDIIPYSEEGPTAYEQNEVRAIWLDGGVAMIEASVGAALRAEEAGMNWGVAPLPLGPDAKGPGTLLITDALAVFKGTGVEEQAISLAKYITDGERQWDAEMAQGLTPLRPIHSDELVAETPYWKPFLDGIEFGGPEPLFTDYIGLQNTMIEMVQSVVTGAAEPQAALEKAAAELEQYK, encoded by the coding sequence ATGGCCGTGTCCATGCTGGCTCTGGCCGGCGCTGCCCCGGCGGCTTTTGCCCAGGACAAGGAAATCACCTTCATCAACTGCGGTGACGAACTGACCGCCGGCTATGCCGACTACTTCGCCGAGTGGGAAGCTGCCAATCCCGGTTACAAGGTCGTGCCCGAGATCGTGGGCTGGGGCCAGTGCCAGGACAAGGTGACCACGCTGGCCGCTGCCGGCACCCCGGTCGCCCTGGCCTATGTCGGCTCGCGTACCCTCAAGCAGTTCGCCCAGAACGACCTGATCGTTCCGGTGCCGATGACCGATGAGGAAAAGGCCGCCTACTACAATTACGTGCCCGATACCGTCACCTTCGACGGCACCCAGTGGGGCGTTCCGGTGGCGTTCTCGACCAAGGCCCTGTTCTGGAACAAGGACCTGTTCGAGGAAGCCGGCCTTGATCCAGACACCCCGCCCAAGACCTGGGAAGAAAAGATCGCTTTCGCCAAGCAGATCACCGAGAACACCGATGCCGCCGGCTATGGTGCTGTTGCCAAGACCTTCGACAACACCATGCACCAGTTCCTCCATTGGGTTTACACCAATGACGGCCTGGTGATCGATGCTGATGGCAATATCACGCTGAACTCCCCGCAGGTCCTGGCGGCCCTCACCGCCCTGCGCGACATCATCCCCTACTCGGAAGAAGGCCCGACCGCCTACGAGCAGAACGAAGTCCGCGCCATCTGGCTCGACGGTGGCGTTGCCATGATCGAAGCCTCGGTCGGTGCGGCCCTGCGCGCCGAGGAAGCCGGCATGAACTGGGGTGTTGCCCCGCTGCCGCTCGGTCCGGATGCCAAGGGTCCCGGCACCCTGCTGATCACCGACGCCCTGGCCGTGTTCAAGGGCACCGGCGTTGAAGAGCAGGCCATTAGCCTGGCCAAGTACATCACCGATGGCGAACGCCAGTGGGATGCCGAAATGGCCCAGGGCCTGACCCCGCTGCGCCCGATCCACTCCGATGAGCTGGTTGCCGAGACCCCCTACTGGAAGCCGTTCCTGGACGGTATCGAGTTTGGTGGCCCCGAGCCGCTGTTCACCGACTATATCGGCCTGCAGAACACCATGATCGAAATGGTCCAGTCGGTCGTGACCGGCGCTGCCGAACCCCAGGCTGCCCTGGAAAAGGCCGCTGCCGAACTCGAGCAGTACAAGTAA
- a CDS encoding ABC transporter ATP-binding protein, which produces MSQLSLKRLEKSFNEARIIKGIDLDVSEGEFVVFVGPSGCGKSTLLRMIAGLEDVSAGQIEIGGNIVNDLPPVQRGIAMVFQSYALYPHMTVYENIAFPLRVEKLPQAEVDNRVQAAAKVLQLESRLQHRPGQLSGGQRQRVAIGRAIVRQPKIFLFDEPLSNLDAALRSEMRIELMELHKRLGSTMIYVTHDQIEAMTMADKIVVLNAGEISQVGSPLQLYHKPDNLFVAGFIGSPKMNFINGKVRAANGTTVTVDLGSLGVIELPRTNTAVAGQDVTLGIRPEHLALAQGQFTIETTPNIVEHLGIHTISYSTLPGGENFIGLFEGNPDLEDGKTIRVGFDIAQVHLFDAKGMAVY; this is translated from the coding sequence ATGTCGCAGCTGAGCCTCAAGCGCCTCGAAAAGTCCTTCAACGAAGCCCGCATCATCAAGGGCATCGACCTGGACGTCAGCGAAGGTGAGTTCGTTGTCTTTGTCGGCCCTTCGGGGTGCGGCAAGTCCACCCTGCTGCGCATGATCGCCGGGCTCGAGGACGTCAGCGCCGGCCAGATCGAGATTGGCGGCAATATCGTCAACGACCTGCCGCCCGTCCAGCGCGGCATCGCCATGGTGTTCCAGTCCTATGCGCTCTACCCGCATATGACCGTCTATGAAAACATCGCCTTCCCCCTGCGCGTGGAAAAACTCCCCCAGGCCGAAGTCGACAATCGCGTCCAGGCCGCCGCCAAGGTGCTCCAGCTCGAGAGCCGTTTGCAGCATCGCCCCGGCCAGTTGTCCGGTGGCCAGCGCCAGCGCGTCGCCATCGGCCGCGCCATCGTGCGCCAGCCCAAGATTTTCCTCTTCGACGAGCCGCTCTCCAATCTGGATGCGGCACTGCGCTCGGAAATGCGCATCGAATTGATGGAGCTGCACAAGCGCCTCGGTTCGACCATGATCTACGTGACCCACGACCAGATCGAGGCCATGACCATGGCCGACAAGATCGTGGTGCTCAATGCCGGGGAAATCAGCCAGGTCGGCTCGCCCCTGCAGCTCTACCACAAGCCCGACAATCTCTTTGTCGCCGGCTTTATCGGCTCGCCCAAGATGAACTTCATCAATGGCAAGGTGCGTGCCGCCAATGGCACCACCGTAACGGTCGACCTGGGAAGCCTGGGCGTGATCGAGCTGCCGCGCACCAATACCGCCGTGGCGGGACAGGACGTGACCCTGGGCATCCGCCCCGAACACCTCGCGCTCGCCCAGGGCCAGTTCACCATCGAGACCACCCCCAATATCGTCGAGCATCTGGGCATCCACACCATTTCCTATTCGACGCTGCCCGGTGGCGAGAACTTCATCGGCCTGTTCGAGGGCAATCCGGACCTCGAGGACGGCAAGACGATCCGCGTGGGCTTCGACATCGCCCAGGTGCATCTGTTCGACGCCAAGGGCATGGCCGTGTACTAG
- a CDS encoding MurR/RpiR family transcriptional regulator, whose amino-acid sequence MLDIVGLLQTEKDAFTRSERALTEIVLADVDSVLKMSIVDLAAQADVSPPTVTRFCRRLGCDSYADFKVRLAQSRFVGQRYFAPASGPSSVREIAQGVVNGIQSTIYDAFDSLDFDAIERAAESLVKSSFVLSFGSGGSSSMMANETEARFFRLGLKVTASTDHQVQMMRAASAPAGTVIIAYSLSGNNLPLVKALGVAGEYGMTRIVVTRPGSMMAEQADILLPVLWRENQDILRPTPGRYAFLATVDILSQTIAARLGASAVASMRRIKHQLVVNRDGDDAQPLGD is encoded by the coding sequence ATGCTGGATATCGTAGGCCTGCTGCAGACCGAAAAGGACGCGTTCACGCGCTCCGAGCGGGCTCTGACGGAGATCGTGCTGGCCGATGTCGACAGCGTGCTCAAGATGAGCATTGTCGACCTGGCCGCACAGGCCGACGTGTCACCCCCGACCGTCACCCGCTTCTGCCGGCGTCTCGGTTGCGACAGCTATGCCGATTTCAAGGTGCGCCTGGCCCAGTCCCGCTTCGTCGGGCAGCGCTATTTCGCGCCGGCCTCGGGACCATCGAGCGTGCGCGAGATCGCCCAGGGCGTGGTCAACGGCATTCAGTCCACTATCTACGACGCCTTTGACAGCCTCGATTTCGACGCCATCGAGCGCGCGGCGGAATCGCTGGTCAAGTCGAGTTTCGTGCTGAGTTTCGGCTCGGGCGGCTCCTCCTCGATGATGGCCAATGAGACCGAGGCGCGCTTCTTCCGGCTGGGCCTCAAGGTCACCGCCTCCACCGACCACCAGGTGCAGATGATGCGGGCAGCCTCCGCACCTGCCGGCACCGTGATCATCGCTTATTCGCTGTCGGGCAACAATCTGCCGCTGGTCAAGGCGCTGGGCGTGGCCGGTGAATACGGCATGACCCGCATCGTGGTCACCCGCCCCGGCTCGATGATGGCCGAGCAGGCCGACATCCTGCTGCCTGTGCTGTGGCGCGAAAACCAGGACATCCTGCGCCCGACACCCGGCCGCTATGCCTTTCTCGCCACGGTGGACATTCTCAGCCAGACCATTGCCGCGCGCCTCGGCGCCTCGGCCGTCGCCAGCATGCGCCGCATCAAGCACCAGCTCGTCGTCAATCGCGATGGCGACGACGCCCAGCCGCTGGGGGATTAG
- a CDS encoding beta-N-acetylhexosaminidase: MSFSLVTTWSPATDSEPLGYGIELTNNADAPVSNFQLGFSGPARIDPHATLENGKLLKRLSNHTLIAPPDGFVLQPGETWTATARGLSYGLRHWSDGANSAYVVLEGGEIVAIPTAPTKGKGQNSPLLKGAARFPVPAKAPAPHSIIPWPRHVDTKGSRIAPVGFDLKPVGDLAIRAADAFADLTAELFPVEAIVRPASEAGMPVHVVEKAGLGAEAYEIAFAENSATVSATTRQGLFYGLVTLGHMLRGARQYPSTFLFPTAGTIRDEPGFEFRGSHLDVARQFYTGAEVSRLIRIMAWNKMNKFHWHLTEDEAWRLEIDAYPALTEIAAWRGHGKALPPLLGSGPQPTGGYYSKAAVREIVALADDLAIAVIPEIDMPGHFYAALQALPELRDPNEKGEYQSVQGFPNNSLNPAHEPVYAFVEKVIDETLELFPAGIFHLGADEVPLAAWSGSPLALDMLEKLAGPAMRAKHEAQFNQLGNHHGADEIEGSPTAILQAEFIKRVHAYITSKGAITGGWEEAAHGDAVDKASSYVIGWRNVEINAALAERGFDIVVSPGQRYYLDMANGVSWSEPGAGWAGWSGPQETYEFEARAGFSEQGLKHLKGIQSCIWSESMTDRAIFDRLVFPRLSAIAEAGWTLPERKSWERFKSMVGLMPIMYGHWAAE, encoded by the coding sequence ATGTCGTTTTCCCTCGTCACCACCTGGTCTCCGGCCACCGACAGCGAGCCGCTCGGCTATGGCATCGAGCTGACCAATAATGCCGACGCGCCCGTCTCCAATTTCCAGCTCGGCTTTTCCGGCCCGGCGCGGATCGACCCGCACGCCACGCTGGAGAACGGCAAGCTTTTGAAGCGCCTCTCCAACCACACGCTGATCGCCCCGCCCGACGGTTTCGTGCTGCAGCCGGGCGAGACCTGGACGGCGACGGCGCGGGGCCTGTCCTATGGCCTTCGTCATTGGAGCGATGGCGCCAATTCGGCCTATGTGGTGCTCGAGGGCGGCGAGATTGTCGCCATCCCCACCGCTCCGACCAAGGGCAAGGGCCAAAATTCGCCGCTGCTCAAGGGGGCGGCGCGCTTCCCGGTTCCGGCCAAGGCGCCCGCGCCCCATTCCATCATCCCCTGGCCCCGCCATGTCGACACCAAGGGCAGCCGCATTGCCCCGGTCGGCTTTGACCTCAAGCCCGTGGGCGACCTGGCTATCCGCGCCGCCGACGCCTTCGCCGATCTCACCGCCGAACTCTTCCCGGTCGAAGCCATCGTCCGCCCCGCCTCGGAAGCCGGCATGCCGGTGCATGTGGTGGAAAAGGCAGGCCTTGGCGCCGAGGCCTATGAAATCGCCTTTGCGGAGAACAGTGCCACGGTCTCCGCCACCACAAGGCAAGGCCTCTTCTATGGCCTGGTGACCCTCGGGCACATGCTGCGCGGCGCGCGCCAATATCCGTCGACCTTCCTCTTCCCCACCGCCGGGACCATCAGGGACGAGCCGGGCTTCGAGTTCCGTGGCAGCCATCTCGACGTGGCCCGCCAATTCTATACCGGCGCCGAAGTCAGCCGGCTCATCCGCATCATGGCCTGGAACAAGATGAACAAGTTCCACTGGCACCTGACCGAGGACGAGGCCTGGCGCCTCGAAATCGACGCCTATCCCGCCCTCACCGAAATCGCTGCCTGGCGCGGCCACGGCAAGGCGCTGCCGCCGCTGCTCGGCTCCGGCCCGCAGCCGACAGGCGGCTATTACAGCAAGGCCGCGGTGCGCGAGATCGTCGCCCTGGCCGATGACCTGGCCATCGCCGTCATTCCCGAAATCGACATGCCGGGCCATTTCTATGCGGCCCTGCAGGCGCTGCCCGAACTGCGCGACCCCAATGAAAAGGGCGAGTACCAGTCGGTCCAGGGCTTCCCCAATAACAGCCTCAACCCCGCGCATGAGCCGGTCTATGCCTTCGTTGAAAAGGTGATCGACGAGACGCTGGAGCTGTTCCCCGCCGGCATCTTCCATCTCGGCGCCGATGAAGTGCCGCTGGCGGCCTGGTCCGGTTCGCCCCTGGCGCTCGACATGCTCGAAAAGCTGGCCGGCCCCGCCATGCGGGCCAAGCACGAGGCCCAGTTCAACCAGCTCGGCAATCACCACGGCGCCGACGAGATCGAGGGCTCGCCCACGGCCATCCTCCAGGCCGAGTTCATCAAGCGCGTCCATGCCTATATCACGTCCAAGGGCGCCATTACCGGCGGCTGGGAAGAGGCGGCCCATGGCGATGCCGTCGACAAGGCCAGTTCCTATGTCATCGGCTGGCGCAATGTGGAGATCAACGCGGCGCTCGCCGAACGCGGCTTCGACATCGTCGTCTCGCCCGGCCAGCGCTACTATCTCGACATGGCCAATGGCGTCTCCTGGTCCGAGCCGGGCGCCGGCTGGGCCGGCTGGTCCGGCCCGCAGGAAACCTATGAGTTCGAAGCCCGCGCCGGCTTTTCCGAACAGGGCCTCAAGCACCTCAAGGGCATCCAGAGCTGCATCTGGTCCGAGAGCATGACCGACCGCGCCATTTTCGACCGCCTGGTCTTCCCGCGCCTCTCGGCCATCGCCGAAGCCGGCTGGACCCTGCCCGAGCGCAAGAGCTGGGAGCGCTTCAAGTCCATGGTTGGTCTCATGCCGATCATGTACGGTCACTGGGCTGCGGAGTAA
- a CDS encoding M81 family metallopeptidase — translation MRLFTAALATETNTFSPIAIDKRAFEASLHAKPGQHPVTPTLCTAPITVGREVCAREGWTLIEGTASWADPAGLVAQATYEELRDEIIGQLHAAMPVDGVVLGLHGAMVAQGYDDPEGDLLTRIRAIVGPDVLVCAELDPHSHLTAKRAAAADFFVYFKEFPHTDFVDRARDLWSIAVRTLKGEIQPVMSIFDCRMIDVFPTSKQPMRGFVDGLTALEQSEPGLLSLSVVHGFMAGDVPEMGTKLVAITDGQPEMGAALAEKLGRELFAMRGTFMVSQVDEKTAVDAALAAPKGPVVIADVWDNPGGGTAGDATVILSELIARGVTDVAVGTIWDPIAVQICFAAGEGAVVPLRFGAKSAPHTGLPVDARVTVKRLVRNAEMKFGDSFAPFGDAAWIHFDGIDVILNSTRAQSFDPSLFSALGIEPTSRKILLIKSTNHFYDSFSRIASEIVYCSAGKPYPNRPAETDYRKARRDIWPMVENPWL, via the coding sequence TTGCGCCTTTTCACCGCCGCCCTCGCCACCGAGACCAATACCTTTTCTCCCATTGCGATCGACAAGCGGGCATTTGAGGCCTCGCTGCACGCCAAGCCGGGGCAACATCCGGTGACGCCGACATTGTGCACGGCCCCCATCACGGTGGGGCGCGAGGTCTGTGCCCGTGAGGGCTGGACGCTGATCGAAGGCACGGCCAGCTGGGCCGACCCGGCGGGCCTGGTGGCCCAGGCGACCTATGAGGAATTGCGGGACGAGATCATCGGCCAATTGCATGCGGCCATGCCGGTCGACGGGGTGGTGCTGGGCCTGCATGGCGCCATGGTGGCGCAGGGCTATGACGATCCCGAGGGGGATCTGCTGACCCGTATCCGCGCCATTGTCGGTCCGGACGTGCTGGTCTGCGCCGAACTCGATCCGCATAGCCACCTCACCGCCAAACGCGCCGCGGCCGCGGATTTCTTCGTCTACTTCAAGGAGTTCCCGCATACAGACTTCGTCGACCGGGCGCGTGACCTGTGGTCCATCGCCGTGCGGACGCTCAAGGGCGAGATCCAGCCCGTGATGAGCATATTCGATTGCCGGATGATCGACGTCTTCCCCACCTCCAAGCAGCCCATGCGCGGCTTTGTCGACGGGCTGACGGCGCTCGAACAATCCGAGCCGGGGCTGCTCTCGCTCTCGGTGGTGCACGGCTTCATGGCCGGGGACGTGCCGGAAATGGGCACCAAGCTGGTCGCCATCACTGACGGCCAGCCGGAAATGGGCGCGGCGCTGGCCGAAAAACTGGGCCGGGAGCTGTTTGCCATGCGCGGCACCTTCATGGTCAGCCAGGTGGACGAGAAGACCGCCGTGGACGCGGCCCTTGCCGCGCCGAAGGGGCCGGTGGTGATCGCCGATGTCTGGGACAATCCGGGCGGCGGCACGGCGGGTGATGCCACGGTGATCCTCAGCGAGCTGATTGCGCGCGGCGTCACCGATGTGGCCGTCGGCACCATCTGGGACCCGATTGCCGTGCAGATCTGCTTTGCCGCCGGAGAAGGCGCGGTCGTCCCGCTGCGCTTCGGCGCCAAGTCGGCGCCGCATACCGGCCTGCCGGTGGATGCGCGGGTGACGGTGAAGCGCCTGGTGCGCAATGCGGAGATGAAGTTCGGCGACAGCTTCGCGCCCTTCGGCGACGCGGCCTGGATCCACTTTGACGGGATCGACGTGATCCTCAATTCCACCCGCGCCCAGAGCTTTGACCCCAGCCTGTTCTCCGCGCTGGGCATCGAGCCGACCTCGCGGAAAATCCTGCTGATCAAGTCGACCAATCATTTCTACGACTCGTTTTCCAGGATCGCTTCCGAGATCGTCTACTGTTCGGCCGGCAAGCCCTATCCCAACCGCCCGGCGGAGACTGACTATCGCAAGGCACGGCGCGATATCTGGCCGATGGTGGAGAATCCTTGGCTTTGA
- a CDS encoding RidA family protein, whose protein sequence is MPIKRYGAEKSGAGGQNLPFARAVEAGGWLYVSGQVAMKDGEIVGTGIIEQTHLTIKNLIAILEEAGYGLEHVVRCGVWLDDPRDFWSFNAVYKSYFGEHPPARACVQSHMMVDCKVEIECVAYKGP, encoded by the coding sequence ATGCCGATCAAGCGCTATGGTGCGGAAAAGTCCGGGGCCGGTGGCCAGAACCTGCCCTTCGCTCGTGCGGTCGAGGCCGGCGGCTGGCTCTATGTGTCGGGCCAGGTGGCCATGAAGGACGGCGAGATCGTCGGCACCGGCATCATCGAGCAGACGCATCTGACCATCAAGAACCTCATCGCCATCCTCGAAGAGGCCGGCTACGGGCTCGAACATGTGGTGCGCTGCGGGGTCTGGCTCGACGACCCGCGTGACTTCTGGAGCTTCAATGCCGTCTACAAGTCCTATTTCGGCGAGCACCCGCCGGCCCGCGCCTGCGTGCAGAGCCACATGATGGTCGACTGCAAGGTCGAGATCGAATGCGTGGCCTATAAGGGACCCTAG
- a CDS encoding SDR family oxidoreductase encodes MTNSPFRLDGKTVLISGAGGGIGRTLVESFHAAGAQVVGADRDPAMLEGLPLTRSVIFDQADAAATRAAILADIAANGAVDAVIANAGFTRAEHLGQLDDAVWASEMAINLNGAYALTDPIIEAMAKRGSGNVVFISSVNALQHFGNPAYSAAKAGLIAYAKAIAVERGGEGVRANVVAPGSVRTPAWDHRLAANPNLLDNVLPHYPLGRMVSPQEVANAALFLASDAASGITGVTIPVDAGLTAGNLRFVNEVLRAK; translated from the coding sequence ATGACCAATTCCCCCTTTCGTCTGGACGGCAAGACCGTCCTCATCTCCGGCGCCGGTGGCGGCATTGGCCGTACGCTTGTCGAGAGCTTTCACGCCGCAGGCGCCCAAGTCGTCGGGGCCGATCGCGATCCGGCCATGCTCGAAGGCCTGCCGCTCACCCGCAGCGTCATCTTCGACCAGGCCGATGCGGCGGCCACCCGGGCCGCAATTCTGGCCGATATCGCCGCCAATGGCGCCGTCGATGCGGTCATCGCCAATGCCGGCTTCACCCGCGCCGAACATCTGGGCCAGCTCGATGATGCGGTCTGGGCCAGCGAAATGGCCATCAATCTCAACGGCGCCTATGCGCTGACCGATCCGATCATCGAGGCCATGGCGAAACGCGGTTCTGGCAATGTGGTGTTCATCTCCTCGGTCAATGCCCTCCAGCATTTCGGCAATCCGGCCTATTCGGCGGCCAAGGCGGGGCTGATCGCCTATGCCAAGGCCATTGCCGTCGAGCGTGGCGGTGAAGGCGTCCGCGCCAATGTGGTGGCGCCCGGCTCGGTGCGCACCCCGGCGTGGGACCATCGCCTCGCCGCCAATCCGAACCTGCTCGACAATGTCCTGCCGCATTACCCGCTGGGGCGCATGGTCAGCCCGCAGGAAGTGGCCAATGCTGCCTTGTTCCTGGCCTCCGATGCCGCCTCGGGCATTACCGGCGTGACCATTCCCGTCGATGCCGGCCTCACCGCGGGCAATCTGCGCTTCGTCAACGAAGTCCTGAGGGCCAAATGA
- a CDS encoding D-TA family PLP-dependent enzyme translates to MTHFSELDTPAVLIDLDRAEANLRKAQDGADKAGIALRPHIKTHKLPYFARRQVELGAVGITVQKLGEAEVMADAGLNDLLLTFNIIGAAKLKRLKALHERVTIRTVADSADCVAGLATTFTDPDHPLGVFVECDTGMGRCGVQSPEAAVALARAIIAAPGLAFAGLMTYPAAGKYHEAAQWLTNARSAFSAAGIDLPAITTGGTPDIWHMDEAARVATEYRPGTYIYMDRSQVAAGAASFDDCALTVLATVVSRPTENRAIIDAGSKALTSDLLGLIGHGHVVEFPDAKVTGLSEEHGTLDVSACATKPRIGDVIRIIPNHCCPVTNLFDRVNLIRDGELVETLTVAARGRVD, encoded by the coding sequence ATGACCCATTTTTCCGAACTCGACACCCCAGCCGTACTGATCGATCTCGATCGCGCCGAAGCCAATCTCAGAAAGGCCCAGGACGGTGCCGACAAGGCCGGCATTGCGCTGCGGCCCCACATCAAGACCCACAAGCTCCCCTATTTCGCCCGGCGGCAGGTGGAACTGGGGGCCGTCGGCATCACCGTGCAGAAGCTCGGCGAAGCCGAGGTCATGGCCGACGCCGGTCTCAATGACCTGCTTTTGACGTTCAACATCATCGGCGCGGCCAAGCTGAAGCGCCTCAAGGCCCTGCATGAGCGGGTGACCATCCGCACCGTGGCCGACAGCGCCGACTGTGTGGCCGGCCTTGCCACGACCTTCACCGATCCGGATCACCCGCTCGGCGTCTTTGTCGAATGTGACACCGGCATGGGCCGCTGCGGCGTGCAATCGCCCGAAGCGGCCGTTGCGCTGGCCCGCGCCATCATCGCGGCGCCCGGTCTCGCCTTTGCCGGCCTCATGACCTATCCGGCCGCCGGCAAATATCATGAGGCGGCCCAATGGCTGACCAATGCCAGATCGGCCTTTTCCGCTGCCGGTATTGACCTGCCCGCCATCACCACCGGGGGCACGCCCGACATCTGGCACATGGACGAGGCCGCCCGCGTCGCCACCGAATACCGGCCCGGCACCTATATCTATATGGACCGCTCCCAGGTCGCCGCCGGCGCCGCCAGCTTCGACGATTGCGCCCTGACCGTGCTGGCCACGGTGGTGTCCCGGCCCACCGAGAACCGCGCCATCATCGATGCCGGCTCCAAGGCGCTGACCAGCGACCTGCTTGGGCTCATCGGTCATGGTCATGTCGTCGAGTTTCCCGACGCCAAGGTCACCGGCCTCAGCGAGGAACACGGGACGCTCGACGTCTCGGCCTGCGCGACGAAACCCAGGATCGGCGATGTCATCCGCATCATCCCCAATCACTGCTGCCCGGTGACCAACCTGTTCGACAGGGTCAACCTGATCCGCGATGGGGAACTGGTGGAAACCCTGACGGTCGCCGCCCGCGGCCGGGTGGACTAG
- the eat gene encoding ethanolamine permease, giving the protein MRESGQGRGVVYAGRDRAYFDRRGLMRHANAWHLWALGVGAVISGHFSGWNGGLLQGGWGGMLVATLIIGLMYLGLTFAIAEMSPALPHTGGAYSFARTAMGPWGGFLTGLTENVEYVLAPAVIAFFIGTYMTGIFETPEAWQPAWWVGCYVLFVGLNIWGVALSFRVTLLVTLLALACLVVFWISALPHIDFMRFALDVGPGGTRLPEGNGPFLPNGVMGIFTAMPFAVWLFLAIEQLPLAAEESMDPKRDMPRGILLGFLTLSVSALAVLTLNPSVAGVGSFALSGSGEPLLDGFRAIYGDGLAKVLALVAVLGLVASFHTVVFAQGRQIFSLSRAGYFPTFLSLTHDRRRTPHLAMVFGAIVGLVVLTAIWLFAGEENRGSLIGFTLLNMAVFGAMLSYIMQSISFILLRRKLPDIERPFRNPLGVPGAVATIMIASVTLWFQVTGDPTYRAGIIGVALWFAVCVGYFALIGRHHLILSPEEEFALEHGSGGKR; this is encoded by the coding sequence ATGCGTGAGAGCGGACAAGGGCGCGGCGTGGTCTATGCCGGCCGCGACAGGGCCTATTTCGACCGGCGAGGCCTAATGCGCCACGCCAATGCCTGGCACCTCTGGGCACTGGGTGTGGGCGCCGTCATTTCGGGGCATTTTTCCGGCTGGAACGGCGGCCTGCTGCAGGGCGGCTGGGGCGGCATGCTGGTGGCGACCCTGATCATCGGGCTGATGTATCTGGGCCTGACCTTCGCCATTGCCGAAATGAGCCCGGCCCTGCCCCATACCGGGGGCGCCTATTCCTTCGCCCGCACCGCCATGGGCCCCTGGGGCGGGTTCCTGACCGGCCTCACCGAGAATGTCGAATATGTGCTGGCGCCCGCCGTCATCGCCTTCTTCATCGGCACCTATATGACCGGCATCTTCGAGACGCCCGAAGCCTGGCAGCCGGCCTGGTGGGTGGGGTGCTATGTGCTGTTCGTGGGGCTCAATATCTGGGGCGTGGCGCTGAGCTTCCGTGTCACCCTGCTGGTCACGCTACTGGCCCTGGCGTGTCTGGTCGTCTTCTGGATCTCCGCCCTGCCCCATATCGACTTCATGCGCTTCGCGCTCGATGTCGGGCCGGGCGGCACCAGACTGCCCGAAGGCAATGGCCCGTTTCTGCCCAATGGGGTCATGGGCATCTTCACGGCCATGCCCTTTGCGGTGTGGCTGTTCCTGGCCATCGAGCAATTGCCGCTGGCGGCCGAAGAAAGCATGGACCCCAAGCGCGACATGCCGCGCGGCATCCTGCTGGGGTTCCTCACCCTCTCGGTATCGGCGCTGGCGGTGTTGACGCTCAATCCCTCGGTGGCGGGCGTCGGCTCGTTTGCGCTGAGCGGGTCGGGCGAGCCGCTGCTGGACGGGTTCCGGGCCATCTATGGCGATGGGCTGGCCAAGGTGCTGGCCCTGGTGGCGGTGCTGGGGCTCGTCGCCTCGTTCCACACCGTGGTCTTCGCGCAGGGACGGCAGATCTTCTCGCTGAGCCGGGCCGGCTACTTCCCCACCTTTCTCTCGCTCACCCATGACCGGCGCCGCACCCCCCATCTGGCCATGGTGTTCGGCGCCATTGTGGGGCTGGTGGTGCTCACGGCCATCTGGCTCTTCGCCGGGGAGGAAAATCGCGGCTCGCTGATCGGCTTCACCCTGCTCAATATGGCCGTGTTCGGGGCAATGCTGAGCTACATCATGCAATCGATCAGCTTCATCCTGCTCCGACGCAAACTGCCCGATATCGAGCGGCCATTCCGCAACCCGCTGGGCGTGCCGGGTGCGGTGGCGACGATCATGATCGCCAGTGTGACGCTGTGGTTCCAGGTCACGGGCGATCCGACCTATCGCGCCGGGATCATCGGGGTGGCGCTGTGGTTTGCGGTCTGCGTGGGCTATTTCGCCCTTATCGGGCGGCACCACCTGATCCTTTCACCGGAAGAGGAATTCGCGCTCGAGCACGGGAGCGGCGGGAAGCGCTAG